The Streptomyces hundungensis genome contains the following window.
AATGACGCCCACTGCTTGTTGGGATCCCAGCCGCTGATCGGCTCGCCTAGGACCGCCGCGACATCGTCGACGCTCTGGCCGAACTGTAGAGGCCCCACGCTCTTGAATGGGACCCATGTCCACTGAGGCCGGTCCAAGTCCGTGACGATCTCCTGCGCCCACCACATAGGTAATTTCCTTCAATCGAACGCACGCATCAGAGGCATCGTCCCACGTCCGTAGTGGCCCAACAGGCATGACGATTGTCTGCCGCTGATCGCACTTGATCGCCGGGCTCGTAAGGAACGTCCCTAACGTCTCTGACAGTCCTGCACCCGCCTGCACTCGACCGCGTGCCGCTGCTTGTAGTCGTCCTTGTCGAAGCGGGGCGGGGGGCCACCGAAGAAGCCGAGCCTTTGACAGTTGCCAATCTGGTCCGCCTTCTCCGAGATGGTGCACTTCACGCCGCATCGGCGCAGGTAGGAGCGGTTCGCGCGAGAGCCGTACGCCTTGTCCGCCCGGACCCTGTCCGGGCGGACAAGGGCGGCCAAGTCCCATCCTGGGCATCCGGACGGCGTTCAGGACTGGTCGGAACTGAGGACTGTCGTGCCGTGGCCGGCGGTGACGAGCAGGGACAGAGGTTTCTGTCCCTGCTCGACCGCCAGGTGCAGCTTCGTGGTCAGCCCGCCTCGGGAGCGGCCGAGGCCGTGGTCGTCAGGCTCGGTGTCGACGCCGCCGGGAGGCTCCTTCTGGAGCTCCCCCCTTTTTTACGCGCTCCAGCGGCATGCTGGTGGGCGCGAGCGATCGTAGCATCAACGCTCACGTCCCACGTGATCAGGCCTGGGCTTCGTTCGGCCCCTGCAACTGCTCGAAGATCCGTTGCCAAGTGCCTAGGGCTGCCAGCGCCGGAACAGGTCATAGGCTCGGTCCCCACGGCCCGTAAGGCTTAGGCAGGTCACGCCAGGGCGTCCGCCACCGTATGCCGTCGATCAACTGCCTGCACGTCCAGGTCCGCGGGCCGCCTGACTTCTTGCCTACGGGCAGCAACGGCTCCAGTCGCTCCCCCTGGCCGTTCGTCAGATCACCACGTCCCACGGATCGTGATCATCTACAACCTTGATCCACTTTCGCTCCAGACCCTAGAAGCGAAATGATGCCCGGTCTCCTCTGATTTGAATAATGCTGGGCCTAATCGTTTGGCCAGCCGACTCGACCGGCACCAGAATCAATTCGAGTTCCTGAACCGCCTTTAGCGCAGCACCAGCCTCTTCAGCGATTCCTTGGTCGACGACCCGCGCCTGCTTCTCGAACAGGTCCGAGAAGTCAGCCCATGCAGGCGACGGGACGAATCGGCACTTAAAGGACGGCTGGTCGATACCCACGAGTTCTATGGTCCCGACGATTCCTCTCACACTCTTGAGGAGCCATACAGCCCCCGCTTCAGGAGCGAGGGGGATGTTGTTTGCCATGGCCCTAATGTACACCCTTACAATCCTACAAGTCTCGGTCCAGGCCTCTCAAGATACCGTCCAGAGTTACACCCGGGCCCCGAAACTTGACGGTAGCGTCGGACTCCAGGTCAAATTTTTCGAGGAATTCGGCATCCCGCAGTGCGTTATTCTTCGCGAAATCAAAAGCACCCTAATAGTGCTCCGGTATCTCCAAGTGGCGGGCGACGTCTACGGCTTCCGAAGTGTAGGGCTCTTGCCTGCTCCGACAACACCATTAACTGTTCCGCCAGTTGACAGCAATCCCTGGGTGGCCCGTCAGGGAGATTCATTGGGAGAATCACCCGCTTCGACGACGTGCCGCCAGGGCTGCACGTTGGGATTGCCGTCGGGGCGGTGAGAGCTGGTCCGCCGGGTCAATGAAGAGGCTCTGGCGGTCTTGGAGCCCCAGGAGCGAGCCTCGGTGCACCAACTCCTCCACCGCCTGGTCACCCACCTCAATCCCGGCGCCCTGCCCCTTGTCTCCCGCCCCACAGCAACGCCCGACCCGTGAAACCACCCACCCCATCCACCGGCGGCAAACCGCGCGGGGGAACCGAAGGGCCGCCCCGGCGCACACTCGGGAGCGGCCCGGTTCTCGTCATACTTCAGAGCTACGCAGCAGAGCAGCACGACGCTGACGCATACGGCGAGGAGCCGGCCCGCATCAATCGCCAGCCGCACGAGGCCACCGACGCGCGGTTCATGGTCTTCCGGGCCCTGGCCGCCGCCGGCATCGGGCACGAGCAGGCCGACGACATCATGGCGAAGCTGGAGGCCGGGGTGGTGGCGCCCACACGTCAATCTCCGAGAGCAGCCGTGTTCGGCGTCAACACCCCACAGTTCTCGGGGCGTCGACACCAAACACTTTCGGC
Protein-coding sequences here:
- a CDS encoding transposase; translation: MGRGDLTNGQGERLEPLLPVGKKSGGPRTWTCRQLIDGIRWRTPWRDLPKPYGPWGPSL